Proteins encoded together in one Polaribacter reichenbachii window:
- a CDS encoding XRE family transcriptional regulator, which translates to MSFIQQNIKFIRKQKGLTQLEFSSDLNWSKSQIGAYEEGRAQPSIDKLIQLSDLTNIPIDILVKNDLRKSGTTSFIEVGNKRILFPIMVDDENENLIEVVPTKASAGYLLGYDDPEYIEQLEKIKLPFLPTGKHRAFPIKGDSMLPMKDGSYVVAEFVEDIKQAKSGYTYVIVTKDDGMTYKRIYNQVEENQSFLLKPDNSSYQPYEVPVSEIIELWKFTCSINTQEYDENELKLSSIIEMFNGLGVELEALKKSLL; encoded by the coding sequence ATGTCATTTATTCAACAAAACATTAAGTTCATCAGAAAACAAAAGGGATTAACTCAGCTAGAGTTTTCTAGTGATTTAAATTGGTCTAAATCTCAAATAGGTGCTTATGAAGAAGGTAGAGCACAACCTTCTATAGACAAGTTAATTCAGTTGTCTGATTTAACGAATATTCCTATAGATATTTTAGTAAAAAATGATTTAAGAAAATCTGGAACTACAAGTTTTATAGAGGTTGGTAATAAGAGAATTCTTTTCCCCATTATGGTTGATGATGAAAATGAAAATTTAATTGAAGTAGTACCAACAAAAGCATCAGCAGGTTATTTATTAGGTTATGATGATCCAGAGTACATTGAGCAGTTAGAGAAAATCAAATTGCCATTTTTGCCTACTGGTAAGCACAGAGCTTTCCCAATAAAAGGAGATTCTATGTTACCAATGAAAGATGGTTCTTATGTGGTTGCTGAATTTGTTGAAGATATTAAGCAAGCTAAAAGTGGTTATACTTATGTTATTGTTACTAAAGATGATGGAATGACATACAAAAGGATTTACAATCAAGTTGAAGAAAATCAATCCTTTTTATTGAAACCAGATAATTCAAGTTATCAACCTTATGAAGTTCCAGTTTCTGAAATAATAGAATTATGGAAATTTACTTGTAGTATAAATACACAAGAATATGATGAAAATGAATTAAAATTGAGCAGTATTATTGAAATGTTTAATGGTTTAGGTGTTGAATTAGAAGCTTTAAAAAAATCTTTACTTTAA
- a CDS encoding DNA polymerase III subunit alpha: MYLNCHTYYSLRFGTFSEIELLQLAEENNINCIALTDINNTSACLNFVQQSKKFNIKPVIGVDFRNGNSQQFVALAKNNIGFQNINSYLSSFLESKTKIPDQPKFLENVYIIYPFEKALEMHLTSLAENEFIGVSIAEINKLKFSYLKKFSDKIVIQQQVTIRNKRDFNAHRLLRAIDKNTLLSKLSTYEQCLTTDTMHSLKELKIFFKEFPNIIKNTTTLLQQCKIQFGFDITRENQNLQLYYNSFKEDCNKLQQLCNNNINKRYKNATPQVYARLEKELKVIIDLKFVSFFLINYDIVQYANRNNFFHVGRGSGANSIVAYIIGITDVDPIELDLYFERFINPFRASPPDFDIDFSWKDRNAVTQYIFNRFDNVALLATYVTFKYKAVVRELGKVFGLPKEEIDKLSKGKLQTDIDDIAKLVLKYGKLIEGFPNYVSVHSAGILILDKPIHFYSATNLPPKGFSTVQFDMNIADDVGIFKFDILGQRGLAKIKDALEIIKENNPNHPKINITDIERFKKDKNINNLLKTGGAIGAYYVESPAMRGLMQKLQTQDYLGLVAASSIIRPGVSSSGMKDEFIKRQRYPEKRKEAHPILLQIMPETYGVMVYQEDVMKVANQFADLTLGEADVLRRGMSGKYRSLSEFKAVEDKFIANCRNKGFKDDLIFEVWNQIKSFAGYAFAKGHSASYAVESYQSLFLKCYYPIEFMVAVLNNGGGFYSAEHYIHEAKMRGAIVELPCINKSDHANAVKGITIYLGFGYLKNLENLLIQNILTERQLNGLFSSLDDFIDRISISIEQLSILIRINAFRFTNKPKTELLWQATFKVNATKKQQVHQQVKLFRLQHQKFTIPKLSSHWLESVYDEIELLGFTIQNYFSLVTEKYYKHINANQMIDYSDKNVLLYGKLVTTRYNKTSQGKLMRLSTFIDIEGNYFDAVHFTNVVHQYPINGMGVYACYGKITNRFGFCSMNVIKSKKMSIAIDPRN, translated from the coding sequence ATGTATCTAAATTGTCATACATATTATTCATTACGTTTTGGTACGTTCTCAGAAATTGAGTTGTTACAATTAGCTGAAGAGAACAATATTAATTGTATTGCTCTAACAGATATAAATAATACTTCTGCTTGTTTAAACTTTGTACAACAGTCAAAAAAGTTTAATATAAAACCAGTTATTGGTGTAGATTTCAGAAATGGTAACAGTCAGCAATTTGTTGCATTGGCTAAAAACAATATTGGTTTTCAGAATATTAATAGTTATTTGTCTTCTTTTTTAGAATCGAAAACTAAGATCCCAGATCAACCAAAGTTTTTAGAAAATGTTTATATCATATATCCTTTTGAAAAAGCACTGGAAATGCATTTAACTTCTTTAGCTGAAAATGAATTTATAGGTGTTTCTATTGCAGAAATTAACAAGCTTAAATTTTCTTATTTAAAAAAGTTTTCAGATAAAATAGTAATTCAACAGCAAGTTACCATTCGTAATAAAAGAGATTTTAATGCGCATCGTTTGTTGCGTGCCATAGATAAAAATACTTTATTAAGTAAGCTTTCTACTTATGAACAATGTTTAACAACAGATACAATGCATTCTTTAAAAGAATTGAAAATATTTTTTAAAGAATTTCCTAATATCATTAAAAACACAACAACACTTTTGCAACAATGTAAAATTCAATTTGGATTTGATATAACACGTGAAAATCAGAATTTACAATTGTATTACAACAGTTTTAAAGAAGATTGCAATAAGCTACAACAACTTTGCAACAACAACATTAATAAAAGATATAAGAATGCAACACCACAAGTTTATGCTCGCTTAGAAAAAGAATTAAAAGTTATAATAGATTTAAAATTTGTTTCTTTTTTTTTAATCAATTATGATATTGTACAATATGCGAATAGAAATAATTTCTTTCACGTTGGTAGAGGAAGTGGAGCGAATAGTATTGTGGCTTATATTATTGGTATTACAGATGTAGATCCTATTGAATTGGATTTATATTTCGAACGTTTTATCAATCCTTTTAGAGCTTCTCCACCAGATTTTGATATTGATTTTTCTTGGAAAGATAGAAATGCTGTTACTCAATACATTTTTAATCGTTTTGATAATGTTGCACTTTTAGCCACCTACGTAACTTTTAAATACAAAGCTGTTGTTCGAGAATTAGGTAAGGTTTTTGGTTTACCTAAAGAAGAAATTGATAAGTTGAGCAAAGGCAAATTACAAACAGATATAGATGATATTGCTAAACTGGTTTTAAAATACGGAAAACTAATTGAAGGTTTCCCTAATTATGTAAGCGTACATTCTGCAGGAATCTTAATCTTAGATAAACCTATTCATTTTTATTCTGCTACTAATTTACCTCCAAAAGGTTTCTCTACTGTTCAATTTGATATGAATATTGCTGATGATGTAGGTATTTTTAAATTTGATATTTTAGGACAACGTGGATTAGCAAAAATCAAAGATGCTTTAGAGATTATTAAAGAGAATAATCCTAACCACCCCAAAATTAACATTACAGATATTGAGCGTTTTAAGAAAGATAAAAATATCAATAACCTTTTAAAAACTGGTGGTGCAATTGGTGCTTATTATGTAGAATCTCCTGCAATGCGTGGTTTAATGCAAAAATTACAAACTCAAGATTATTTAGGTTTGGTTGCTGCAAGTTCTATTATTAGACCAGGAGTTTCTAGTTCTGGTATGAAAGATGAATTTATTAAAAGGCAACGTTATCCAGAAAAAAGAAAAGAAGCGCATCCTATTTTATTACAAATTATGCCAGAAACTTATGGAGTAATGGTTTATCAAGAAGATGTAATGAAAGTAGCTAATCAATTTGCAGATTTAACTTTAGGGGAAGCTGATGTTTTACGAAGAGGAATGAGTGGTAAATATAGGTCGCTGTCAGAATTTAAAGCGGTTGAAGATAAATTTATAGCAAATTGTAGAAATAAAGGTTTTAAAGATGATTTAATTTTTGAAGTTTGGAATCAAATTAAAAGTTTTGCTGGCTATGCATTTGCAAAAGGGCATTCTGCTTCTTATGCAGTAGAAAGCTATCAAAGTTTATTTTTAAAATGCTATTACCCAATTGAATTTATGGTTGCTGTTTTAAATAATGGAGGTGGTTTTTATTCTGCTGAACATTATATTCACGAAGCAAAAATGCGAGGTGCAATTGTAGAATTACCTTGTATAAATAAGAGTGATCACGCTAATGCTGTAAAAGGTATAACCATCTATTTAGGTTTTGGATATTTAAAAAACTTAGAAAATTTATTAATTCAAAATATTTTAACTGAACGTCAGTTAAATGGTTTGTTTTCTTCTTTAGATGATTTTATTGATCGCATATCAATTTCAATAGAACAGCTTTCTATCTTAATTCGGATTAATGCTTTTCGTTTTACCAATAAACCCAAAACAGAATTACTTTGGCAAGCTACCTTTAAAGTGAATGCAACAAAAAAACAACAAGTACATCAACAAGTAAAGTTATTCCGTTTGCAACATCAAAAGTTTACGATTCCTAAATTAAGTTCTCATTGGCTAGAGAGTGTTTATGATGAAATAGAATTGTTAGGATTTACAATTCAGAATTATTTTTCTTTGGTTACAGAAAAATATTACAAACATATTAATGCAAATCAAATGATTGATTATTCTGATAAAAACGTATTGCTATATGGCAAATTAGTTACTACCAGATACAATAAAACTTCACAAGGAAAATTAATGCGTTTAAGCACCTTTATTGATATTGAAGGTAATTATTTTGATGCAGTCCACTTTACTAATGTTGTGCATCAATACCCAATAAACGGAATGGGGGTTTATGCTTGTTATGGTAAAATTACAAATCGATTTGGCTTTTGTAGTATGAACGTTATTAAATCTAAAAAAATGAGTATTGCAATTGATCCCAGAAATTGA
- a CDS encoding SOS response-associated peptidase, producing the protein MCFHTKQTKSIKEIEKKFKAKFNSEASFNPSSQINGFNFPKTPIITNSNPTEIKMYNWGLIPEWANSDWKRNYTLNARIETISEKPAFKHYTENKCIVLVDGFYEWQHQGKEKIKFEIGFNNQLFAFAGLFINNTYTIFTH; encoded by the coding sequence ATGTGTTTTCATACTAAACAAACAAAATCAATTAAGGAAATAGAGAAAAAATTTAAGGCTAAATTTAATTCTGAAGCTTCATTTAATCCTAGCTCTCAAATTAATGGTTTTAATTTTCCTAAAACACCAATCATTACCAACTCTAATCCTACAGAAATTAAAATGTATAATTGGGGGCTTATACCAGAATGGGCAAATTCTGACTGGAAAAGAAATTATACTTTAAATGCGCGAATAGAAACCATATCAGAAAAACCTGCATTTAAACATTATACAGAAAACAAGTGTATTGTTTTAGTTGATGGTTTTTACGAATGGCAACATCAAGGGAAAGAAAAAATTAAGTTTGAAATAGGTTTTAATAATCAACTTTTTGCATTCGCAGGTTTGTTTATAAATAACACCTACACAATATTTACTCATTAA
- the dinB gene encoding DNA polymerase IV, with the protein MKKHILHLDLDTFFVSCERLIDSRLQKKPLLVGGTGDRGVVAACSYETRRFGVHSGMSMKIARKLCPEATIIRGNTGTYSKYSNIVTDIIKESVPVFEKASIDEFYADLSGMDAFFGSYKFASELRQRIIKESGLPISFGLSQNKIVSKVATGEAKPNNQLQIDNGFEKSFLAPLSIRKIPSVGEKTYQTLRNLGVDKVKVIQEMPLEMMISVLGKNGKTIWKRANGIDNPPIITFHERKSLSTERTYNKDTIDVKKLKETIFAMAENLAYQLRKGDKLASVFSVKIRYSDFNTYSKQVKIPYTSADHIIIPTVLELFNKLYQRRLLIRLVGVKISDIVNGNYQINLFDDTQQMLNLYNAMDNVRNKYGEASIMRASAMGAKTIGRFNDPFNGDPPLVLAHRKQ; encoded by the coding sequence GTGAAAAAACATATTTTACATTTAGATTTAGATACTTTCTTTGTTTCCTGCGAACGTTTAATTGATAGCAGGTTACAGAAAAAACCTTTGTTAGTTGGCGGAACTGGAGATAGAGGAGTTGTAGCAGCTTGTAGTTATGAAACTAGAAGATTTGGTGTTCATTCTGGTATGTCTATGAAAATTGCTAGAAAACTATGTCCAGAAGCCACAATTATAAGAGGAAATACTGGCACCTATTCTAAGTATTCAAATATTGTTACAGATATTATTAAAGAGAGTGTACCTGTTTTCGAAAAAGCAAGTATTGATGAATTTTATGCAGATTTATCAGGAATGGATGCATTTTTTGGAAGCTATAAATTTGCATCAGAATTACGTCAAAGAATTATTAAAGAAAGTGGTTTACCTATTTCTTTTGGATTGTCACAAAACAAAATTGTTTCTAAAGTTGCAACAGGTGAAGCTAAACCTAATAATCAATTACAAATAGATAATGGTTTTGAGAAATCGTTTTTAGCACCTCTTTCAATTCGTAAAATACCATCAGTAGGAGAAAAAACATATCAAACTCTCAGAAACTTAGGAGTTGATAAAGTAAAAGTGATACAAGAAATGCCTTTAGAAATGATGATAAGTGTTCTAGGTAAAAATGGTAAAACTATTTGGAAACGTGCTAATGGAATAGACAATCCACCAATAATAACTTTTCACGAGCGTAAATCTTTATCAACAGAAAGAACATACAATAAAGATACAATTGATGTAAAAAAGCTAAAAGAAACCATTTTTGCAATGGCAGAAAACTTAGCCTATCAATTAAGAAAAGGGGACAAACTAGCTTCTGTTTTTAGTGTAAAGATTAGATATTCAGATTTTAATACTTATAGCAAACAAGTTAAAATACCTTATACAAGTGCAGATCATATTATTATACCAACTGTTTTAGAGCTATTTAACAAACTCTATCAAAGAAGATTATTAATAAGGTTGGTAGGTGTTAAAATTTCTGACATTGTAAATGGTAATTATCAGATTAACCTTTTTGATGATACACAACAAATGCTAAACCTTTATAATGCTATGGATAATGTTCGTAATAAATATGGTGAAGCTAGTATAATGAGAGCATCAGCAATGGGAGCAAAAACTATTGGCAGATTTAATGATCCTTTTAATGGAGATCCTCCTTTAGTTTTAGCACATAGAAAACAATGA